The sequence gcgccaattaggaagaagaagaaagtaagcgaaaatatatataaaaaggctaacttattccccaactcaatattttatgtttaaacTGGAGAAGGTCGGTGGGAACGCCTAGTTTATCACAGATGATATTATTAAAAGTTCTCTCTATGTTGAGAAActatataaagaatttttagaaatatttttcagccaACGCGCCCGGTCGAGTAACAATTTCTGGATGAAAAGCTACTTATGATCTTCTCGAAAAATTCCCCTACCTCTTGGTGAAAGTCTCGCCAAACGAAGCGGAAAAAAcagatatttaatttctaaaGATGGTTTACGAGAAGCTATTGCGTTTTGCTGCACTTCCTATCATCctccataattttttgctttgaatataTTTTCCATGTATGAAAAGGTAAACGAAACTCCTATTGTCAATGACCAAAGATCAAAGGATCATCAGACTATATTCacgcttttttaattatttcctgtttaaaaaatattttttcataaccataaaatcataaatatttctatatcAACCAAACTTTGCGCacgtattgtatttaattttgttttgtattgggaaCTATAAGTAATGTTATCGAACAACAACTACATATGACAATTtctaatataaacaaaaattgctgATAGCACACAAAATTAACCAGCTACTCAGAAATAACAATctcagcaatttttttccacgaaagTCGTTCTCCGCTCCGTCCGTTCGTAACGCTCACCAGCAATCagtatttttaatcttttcttttggtatttAACGTCTAACCGATTAGAAAGTAATAATTGAGCGAGTGCAAAGTTATATACAACAGGGCATATATAGAACTTATAGAAATACAAGGTCTTGCAAGTTTGtttgtttctcatttttaaatttaactcaaATACCTATTTTATACCTATGGTAGTTTATTATCTGTTTATTGATGGTGTTAAAAGGCTCTAGGTAGAGCGATCTTGGCATCCCTGCTGTTGCGGTTTATCTTGAAATTCTTCATCTAGCGAAGCTCAGTCAGAATAAATTGATTATAATGATAGCTTCACTATCTTGTTGAGACTATAAatatacagtgtactctctcgtAATGGCCAGCTCTCTTAAACGGGAACCTGCCCCAAACGGACAGTTTTTGCGgtactaaaaaattcttaaaggtTTTTGAGAATGTTTCCCTCTTGAGCGGACAACCATCTCATAACAAGACGCGGACACTTGATTCTCACGGCAAAAGGTATTTTAATTTCCCATAACCGGGCAGCCTACAACATTGTTTTTACCTTTTTAATATAGCTTTAAAAGTTATGATGGTCCCTTTATGAAATTCACAGCGATGAATGAGcatagcaaacaaaaataagaaaaaaatctgtaTTAAGTGTTTCTCAAAAAACGCAAGaaagataacaaaaattttttttttgaaaaattttcaacaaaaaaatttatttttcttaattttttaattttgtttgaaaagcaCAAAAAGTAAGCAGATATTCGCGATTTTTCACTGGTTCgctgtatgtatttgcatataactcgaaaagttgtgGGAATCTCTTAATGAAACTTGCAGCATAGTGAATTAGTAAATGAGCATAGTCAGTTGGtgatgaaaaaaataagaaaaacatctGAGAGAGGGATTTTTTCAAGAAacacaacaaataaaattttcttgaaaatatgtagaaaaaaattttatttttgtattttttttacttttaaaattgtttaggattaattttttttaattgtttttcaaaaaattcgtattatacatttttaaaaaaaattttcaaaaaaaaaattcttaaaattttttagaaaaaaattcaatttaataaatttagttaattttaaaaattttttaataactaactttttttattttttaactgttttCCTAAAAGTTCgtgttataaattttgaaaaatatcctttaaaattttttaccatacatatttttttatttttttaactgtttgccaaaaaattctgaatacaaatagttcaaaagttttttccgcaaactttatttcattttatttttgtttttaattttgtttaaaaaaaatgtgttttcctaaataaattgtttaagacgtatattttatcctgagaattaaaaatcaaaaaaattttaaatgttaccagtaccaaaattttgaacattgaataaatctcgaaattacaattttttttttacttttaaaattgtttaggattaatttctttttaactgtttttaaaaaaatttgtactatacatttttaaaaatattaaaaaaaaaagtaaaattcttaaaaatttttagaaaaaaattttatttaataaatttaattaattttaagaaaattttctttattttaaaattgttttaggactaattttttttatacatttttaaaaataattttcataaaaagcaaaattcttaaaaatttaaaaaaaaaaaatttatttattgtaataaatttaattaattttaagaaaattttttttattttcaaaatttgtttaggacaaatttttttatttgtttaactcTTCCAAAATGTACTGTACCAAACAATtcgtattataaatttttacaaatattttaacaaaaaaatttaatttttttaactttcaaaatttttattatacatttttttatttttttaactgttttccaaaatgtttctaatataaattgtaaaaatttgtttccaaaaaatgtattttattattttttttaaaatttttttccaatttttttttgttttgactaaataaattattcattattattattatttataggggatatatacaatataaccctaacttaattagcacactggctactagggACTTAAGTGtataaattagaattaaaaagcaaaaaaattcaaaatgttgcCAATGTCgacaccaaaattttcaatactgAATAAATCtggaaattataaatattttttcccaacattttttagtttactcttcttatactcaagcctacaaataaaccaatttgcagaaaaatatagtcgctaatataaaatacaatgaaattGAGGTCCCAAACTTTATAAACTCTaacgaaaaataaacaaaatttggttaataataaaatatttcattttcatttttttatagttttattttaatatttcatatcatttaattagaatttttctggTGTACTAAAGAACTAAAACGAAgcccaaacttaaaaaaataacggTGAAAGGTCGTCCAAATTTACATATTAAgctggttttaaattttttttcagatataAAGTCCTgagccttaaaaaaaaaacataaaatctactaaattttataaagaatAATTACTCTTGATAGCCGAGTACAAAAAAATACCAAGTAAATACTAAGTGAATACcaagtaacaaaaaattaaatcttatcaaatttataaatattaagttttattaagatgtTTTGGAATATTTCCGGTTGTGCAACTTTTCAGCTGATTCAagttttatataatatgttgaatatttgaaagaaaaaaattctcctGACTTTGAGAAAGCCGTAAACCTATTACGAACTTAATAGCAGCcacttcaataataatcagCGCGAGTATATAGTAGAAGGTATAATTCAAAAGTTGACTATTTTGATGaaattgttttcatatttttgtatgacttttaaacattttaattagacTGCTTTTTGTTAGggtatgaattatattttacaataataaaatttttgaattttattttgtatatttaaagACATTAAATAATAACTGTACGATTTTCAGTGAGACTCACTGTATTTACACCCGTATTCCATTAATTATTCACGTTGTGTACCAATACCGAAAATTTAACCGGTTCATTGATAAGAATACCTACTTACGTGATCATAAAATAATGCATTCATTAGCAGATTGACTCGCAAGCATAATCTTTTCCAATACACTTGCTGATAGCACTAAACTGGTGCTTTGCTGAGTCGTTCTAGATGGCTAATAGTCAGTGCTCCATAGACTCGTTGTTATCTCAATAGCAAcgtagctcttttaacatctcAGCATTGCTGACGTCAGCTAACAAAGTCCAATAGCGGCCGCTCGCAACTATACTCACCGAGTGGAGCCAGTTGATCGTGAGGCCTTTACTCAGTATGCCACTATGCGTCTATTTCAGTCTCATTGCGATCTTCAAGCAGCGCGCTTCGCTTGTCAATCAAATGATCGCACCCGCTTTTTGTACGCTGACGCGTGTTGCGCGCTCCACCGTCTCGCGTCTGCACAAAGTAATGCACCGCAACTTAAGCGCCTCGGTGACAGATGGCAAATATGTTTTGGTGCAATGCGATCGGGCGAGTGCTGCAGTTGGAAATGCATCAATGAAATTTCCCAGTGTTTGGCTACGTGACAATTGTTATTGTGAGCAATGTTACCATCAGAGTTCGAAATCACGTCGCATTAATTGGGATAATTTCGATACTGAAGTGGTGGCGCTCGATGTTAAGGTGAGCTACTTTGCTGCTTTAATTTgaattcaattaatttcaatcgatttcttttcactaattAGGTAGATTCAGTTGCTGAGCAAGTCACAATCAAGTGGAGCGATCAGCACATTTCTACATACGAGCTGAAGTGGTTAAGAGAGCGGGAATTTTGTGATGTTCGTAGACAAAAGTATTTAGACGAGTTTTATCGTCCAAAACCGAAACATTGGGCTGGTCAGCAATTTAGAGAAATTAGTGAAACTTTCAAATTCGAAGATGTGATGCAGACTGATGATGGTGAGTGAAAGTGGTTTTAGGGGAAGGAGGTGAGAAGTGGCTCTGTATTTACTATATGGTTTTGCTAAGAGCTgtaaaatgagttggtgcgtcactaccattcggaagtgcgcaggttcgaagctccgtgcatgaaacatcaaatagtagaaaaagttgtttgctaatagcagtcgcccttggcaggcaatggcaaccctgCGAgtgagttatatatatatataattggcgcgtactccctttttgggtgtttggccgaagtcatcctcctatttgtggtgtgcgtcttgatgttgtcccacaaatggggGAATtgctgccatggaaaagctcctcataaaaaccatttgcttttCGGAGTCGGcgcaaaactgtaggtccttccatttgtgaaacaacataaagacgcacgccGCAAAAGAAGATGAAACTCGGCCCAACACCCAGAAATGAGGTAAAACTGTTAGTTAACTTGCATGCTTTTAGTTTAAAGTATTCATAAAAGGCTTGATTTTGATTGGTGTGGTTTTGAATGTAGGTTATataattctttaaatttttcttgaaacctGGATTTGAGTTTCTttatcgatgcaaaaaagaaaattattgattTCTTAGTATTTTCTTTGTAaggttttagtttaaatttgaattttaaattttgttttgtttgccaTTGACATTCATTGCCTCTTGAAAAAACGTTCTCACTCCCAAAGAATAGAAAGAATAGATTCATAGACTTTGgcgaaatcgattttttcggtgTTCTTTTAGCtcgaaataagcaaaatttgtatTGGAGATGTTTCAAAATAACTTTTCGAATAATCAGCATCGAAGGCGTGTGTGGGGGTAATCGTTGCTTATTTGCCAGGGCTGTTTGAAAATGTGCGAACAAAGTCAAAGACGCAATACGCgttgtgcaatttgttagtttttttgaGACATTTAGAAAGCTAACGTCGTTATTCCAAAATGAGTTCCGCCCAAAAATGAGAGGCCCAAAAACGCTACGTGCATctgcagaaaaatatttgaagaagtcgcagatattcataaataaataggtGTCGAGGTTATACCAAAGTTAAACACGTTGACGACTTTTGCGGACgagacccaaaaaaaaaaacatttcaacaaaaattatctCTCCAAAACAAGACCAGAAGATCATAAATTTGCTTGTGCTAAAGCCGAGTTTATCGTTGCCGAAGCTGAAGCAGTTTTGCAGAAGACCTCAAATTCCTaagcatattgaaaaaaaaaccgttgCTCTCATTATCACTGGAAAAAACTTGTTTGGGCTAGGGTGAATTCAAAATGGAATTGGGAAAATGTAATATCCGCAAATGCATCTTCCTTTTGGGTgaatagttgcatacgtcgatcttggtgtactgctgataaacgacaacttcaacgaactgtttGTTAAGCACCCAATTAAGGTTCATGTTTGgatctccttcttcttcttgattgatggattggcgcgataacggtTTAAGTGATTTCTTTCTAGTTCTAACCGGTACCAGTTGGAAGCACCAACTGAAGCTAAGttcttctctacctgatctttccaactcaggggaggtcttcctcttcctctgctacccccagctggtaccgcatcgataactttcagagccagagttTTTGAATCCATTCGCACGATATGACCTAGCCAACTAgaagctggatctttattcgcttcgctatgtctatggcgccgtaaagctcatacagctcattgtatcatcgcctgcgatactcgtaTGTCGTAAcatgcaaagatccaaaaatctaccgtagtatctttatctcaaacactccaaggggcaCTTCATCGGAGGCTGCttcttcgaaaaaaaagttgttcgtTTATTTGTGTTCTTCGCCAATTTGAATGctgtttgaatgaaaaaaaattgctaaaaagcaTTTTTACTGACGGCTGCGAAGCTTTCTGGAAGAATTAGCCAACTTTGGATTCTGCAAGAAGACAGCGATCCTAAGCATCGAATCCTAAGTTGCGtagagtggaaacagcaaaatgggattgaaatggCCTTCACAGTTGCTTGATGCCAACGCTATTGGAAATGTATGAGCTTAACTCTTGCATAAACTCAAGAGAAAACAAATATGTACGGCCAAACAGTTATCAAGGCGAATTTGATTGATTTGAACATGATTACCTGCACAACTTGCTCAGAAATTAACGCAAAGTATTGTACGTTGATGTGAAGCCATTATAGCTAAAAGGGGTGACTACACATTTTGCTGAAGATATTCGTATAATAACGCAATTTTTTAGAATCGAATTGGTTAAATAGTTTCCAAAATAAGGCCGTCATACTTCCATTAGAAATACTTGCATTTCTTGGACTTAGCGAAGTTGCTTATCACTGAATATAAATGTTTAGAAATAAGACggataattttatatttgggAACCCgccattctttttatttttttgtttttgctccttACGTCAAACTAAAcgttttgttagaaaaaatggACTCACCAACTTTTCTCGCGCAGAAAACCATAAATGAAATTGCCAAAATTTAGGGTACTTCTTCACTCTCTGATAAATAACTTTctcaaacagaaaaacaaaaagtttttaatgaaactcAATTTCAGTTCTCCGCCAGTGGCTCGAGGCTCTAGCCGTTCGTGGTGTTGCCATAATTGAGGATGCGCCGCTCGAAACGACTGTTGTCCGCCAATTAGCCGATCGCGTGGGTTTCATACGTCGCACCACATATGGGTAAGATATGCTTCGttagaaatagaaataattcAAGAACATTTCcgtaaaaattaatgcaaaataaataaattttctccaTCAGTGAAGAATTTATTGTGCAAGCCAAACCAGGCGCTAAGAATTatgcctacctttcggatccgCTGCCACTGCACACCGACCTGCCCTACTACGAATACAAGCCGAGCGTGAACATTTTGCATTGCCTGGTGCAGTCGAAATCAAAAGGCGGCAGTAACCTGCTGGTCGATGGCTTTCACATTGCTGATCGCTTGCGCACCGAACACCCAGCGGATTACCGCACCCTAACCGAGACGTTGGTTGATTGGAATGATATCGGTAGCGAAGATGGGCGGAGTTTTCACAATATCTGGCGAGCGCCAGTGATATGGTGAGTGGAAAGCACCAAGACAGCGTCTCAGAGTTGAATGTAAGCGGTGGAGAATTTCGTGGGATGTAGTGAGAAGTTGTGAATGAGGTCCCCGTAGTGACACTAAATCAATGCAGCTGCGGCAAAGGCGGCCTCAGTGGtggcatttaatttatttgccttGCAACCAAGGCGTCAATTCCCAAGGCAAACTTTAAGCGGCCAAAGAAAATCGAGTTTCTCAGCTACTTTCTCACCCTTGCATGTTGCCAGTCTTTGCCGCATTTGCATTGTGCGCTGCTGCcatgcatacaaacacatgTTGTTCGTAGTCGTTGCAAGGCGCCTGAGTGTAtgcaacaaaaatcgattttcaattttatttatagccTTTAACCTCGAGTCGCTCCATAACGTTTTGTACCTTTTTCTTGTTGCCGCCGCTGTCGCTTCATTTACAActcattttctactttttttgttttttttttgtttttttgtttttgagtgcaCTACTTCCTGCTCTTCGCCACCTCCTTGCATTTGCCCAGTTTTTCAGCATCCGCAATACATATCTTTTTTT comes from Anastrepha ludens isolate Willacy chromosome 3, idAnaLude1.1, whole genome shotgun sequence and encodes:
- the LOC128856368 gene encoding gamma-butyrobetaine dioxygenase, translated to MPLCVYFSLIAIFKQRASLVNQMIAPAFCTLTRVARSTVSRLHKVMHRNLSASVTDGKYVLVQCDRASAAVGNASMKFPSVWLRDNCYCEQCYHQSSKSRRINWDNFDTEVVALDVKVDSVAEQVTIKWSDQHISTYELKWLREREFCDVRRQKYLDEFYRPKPKHWAGQQFREISETFKFEDVMQTDDVLRQWLEALAVRGVAIIEDAPLETTVVRQLADRVGFIRRTTYGEEFIVQAKPGAKNYAYLSDPLPLHTDLPYYEYKPSVNILHCLVQSKSKGGSNLLVDGFHIADRLRTEHPADYRTLTETLVDWNDIGSEDGRSFHNIWRAPVICLDSDGNYTRINHSVPQRDSHFSVPLPAVIPWYQAYAKFVRLARRDAFAFKTKPGDVLTFNNIRLLHGRTGYDDTEQNVRYIVGAYLDWDIIYSRLRVLKGAQAESINDGNAATAAARGAKASATTISGL